In Pengzhenrongella sicca, a single genomic region encodes these proteins:
- a CDS encoding TetR/AcrR family transcriptional regulator — protein MDIAVGLEAAHADGARAAPARRSGTRQQIIDAAVALIANRGFSATSVDDIAAAAGVAKGSIFYIFGSKTDMFEQILSEGVRRLTDDLRAAGAGLTGASALAALVTELLRNVHEHPAFAKLMTAEVFRTGRHWQDSIRLVRDESMAVFADVVHEARPDLDAALVGAAVFGATLVTGLEWLAFQPERTFDEVRAAILATTHGLLPG, from the coding sequence GTGGACATCGCGGTGGGGCTCGAGGCGGCGCACGCTGACGGGGCGCGCGCCGCCCCCGCGCGGCGCAGCGGGACGCGCCAGCAGATCATCGACGCGGCCGTCGCGCTGATCGCGAACCGGGGCTTCTCCGCGACGTCGGTGGACGACATCGCCGCGGCCGCTGGGGTCGCGAAGGGCTCCATCTTCTACATCTTCGGGTCCAAGACCGACATGTTCGAGCAGATCCTCAGCGAGGGGGTGCGGCGCCTGACGGACGACCTGCGGGCGGCCGGCGCCGGGCTGACCGGAGCGAGCGCGCTCGCCGCTCTCGTGACCGAGCTGCTGCGCAACGTGCACGAGCATCCGGCGTTCGCCAAGCTGATGACCGCCGAGGTGTTCCGCACGGGCCGGCACTGGCAGGACTCGATCCGGCTCGTTCGCGACGAGTCGATGGCGGTCTTCGCCGACGTCGTGCACGAGGCGCGGCCCGACCTGGACGCCGCGCTGGTCGGGGCTGCCGTGTTCGGGGCGACGCTCGTGACCGGCCTCGAGTGGCTCGCCTTCCAGCCCGAGCGCACGTTCGACGAGGTCCGCGCCGCGATCCTCGCCACCACGCACGGGCTGCTCCCGGGCTGA
- the rraA gene encoding ribonuclease E activity regulator RraA, producing MVSPSAVPPTADLVDAHGAALGSCDLQLRQYGGHTAFAGTVRTVRCHEDNALVRRVLAEPGGGHVLVVDGGGSLHSALLGDQIAAAAVANGWAGVVIHGAVRDVAQLRELPLGIKALGANPRTGAKLGVGAVDVPVTFGGVEFTPGQQLWSDDDGVVVLATG from the coding sequence ATGGTCAGCCCGTCAGCCGTCCCCCCGACCGCCGATCTCGTCGACGCGCACGGCGCCGCGCTGGGCAGCTGCGACCTGCAGCTGCGCCAGTACGGCGGGCACACGGCGTTCGCCGGGACGGTCCGGACAGTGCGCTGCCACGAGGACAACGCCCTCGTGCGGCGCGTGCTCGCGGAACCCGGGGGCGGGCACGTGCTCGTCGTCGACGGCGGCGGCTCGCTGCACAGCGCGCTGCTCGGCGACCAGATCGCTGCGGCCGCGGTCGCGAACGGCTGGGCCGGCGTGGTGATCCACGGCGCCGTGCGCGACGTCGCCCAGCTGCGCGAGCTGCCGCTGGGCATCAAGGCGCTCGGCGCCAACCCGCGCACGGGCGCCAAGCTCGGGGTGGGCGCGGTCGACGTGCCCGTCACGTTCGGCGGCGTCGAGTTCACCCCCGGCCAGCAGCTGTGGAGCGACGACGACGGCGTCGTCGTCCTCGCCACGGGCTGA
- a CDS encoding cold-shock protein → MATGKLKWFDDNKGYGLISLDDSGVEVIVMDSAVSSETRAILDAHVRLEFDVVQGITGLEADNLHALGPLEGPGTGGGGTRPAPQAGF, encoded by the coding sequence ATGGCTACTGGCAAGCTCAAGTGGTTCGACGACAACAAGGGCTACGGCCTCATCTCCCTGGATGACTCCGGGGTGGAGGTGATCGTCATGGACTCTGCGGTCTCGAGCGAGACCCGCGCGATCCTCGACGCTCATGTGCGGCTCGAGTTCGATGTGGTGCAGGGGATCACTGGCCTCGAGGCCGACAACCTCCATGCCTTAGGGCCGCTCGAAGGTCCCGGCACGGGAGGCGGCGGAACCCGGCCAGCCCCGCAGGCGGGCTTCTAG
- a CDS encoding FAD-dependent oxidoreductase, whose amino-acid sequence MTRVVVVGNGMVGSRFVEDLVRRDGGLDVTVLGAEEYEPYNRVLLSEVVAGKVDVASLALPRQELPGVRVLLGAAVAGLDRLERVVTTADGARFGYDVAVLATGARARVPGIEGLPSAAVTAGRAPAGLPAGLPAGVHALRTLDDAREIVAATVNARHAVVLGGGVLGLEAACGLARRGLHVTVVHRGLHLMDRQLDPAAAAAVAGGLAALGVGQRVGARTAQVELLAGRLAAVRLGDGERLPADLLVLAAGTEPETGLALRAGLEVRRGVVVGADCATADPAVYAIGDCAEPPEGGSGLIAQGWDQARRLAALLTSGAPADGASPAPAAGAPTDVVRVKAHGLDVVTMGGHGPIAGAPAPGLRRVRLSDPDAGRHVEVVVAGGVVVGATCVGAGPVAADLVAAYTRRTPAPADPAQLLLRPVRGAVAASEPSATLMPDRATVCRCNGVTKGEIVASWRAGARTLPDVAVATRATTGCGGCADAVCGLLDWLGNPGQASGAGAAAPVAAGSVVGSAAAGAAEPLVADGVASAALGGTVGRAGAAAGSSR is encoded by the coding sequence ATGACGCGCGTCGTGGTGGTGGGCAACGGGATGGTGGGGTCCCGCTTCGTCGAGGACCTCGTGCGCCGCGACGGCGGGCTCGACGTCACCGTGCTCGGCGCGGAGGAGTACGAGCCGTACAACCGGGTGCTGCTCAGCGAGGTGGTCGCGGGCAAGGTCGACGTCGCGTCCCTCGCCCTGCCGCGCCAGGAGCTGCCCGGGGTGCGCGTGCTGCTCGGCGCAGCCGTCGCGGGGCTCGACCGCCTCGAGCGGGTCGTGACCACCGCCGACGGCGCGCGGTTCGGGTACGACGTAGCCGTGCTCGCGACCGGCGCGCGCGCCCGCGTGCCCGGGATCGAGGGCCTGCCGTCGGCGGCGGTCACGGCAGGGCGCGCGCCCGCCGGGCTGCCCGCAGGCCTGCCCGCCGGGGTCCACGCGCTGCGCACGCTCGACGACGCGCGCGAGATCGTCGCCGCCACGGTGAACGCGCGCCACGCCGTCGTGTTGGGCGGCGGCGTGCTCGGCCTCGAGGCCGCCTGCGGCCTGGCGCGCCGCGGGCTGCACGTCACGGTCGTGCACCGCGGCCTCCACCTCATGGACCGCCAGCTCGACCCGGCCGCCGCGGCGGCGGTCGCCGGCGGGCTGGCCGCGCTGGGGGTCGGGCAGCGCGTGGGCGCGCGAACGGCGCAGGTCGAGCTTCTCGCCGGTCGCCTCGCGGCCGTCCGGCTCGGCGACGGCGAGCGGCTGCCCGCCGACCTGCTCGTGCTCGCGGCCGGCACGGAACCCGAGACGGGGCTCGCGCTGCGGGCGGGGCTCGAGGTGCGCCGCGGCGTCGTCGTCGGCGCCGACTGCGCGACCGCCGACCCCGCCGTCTACGCGATCGGCGACTGCGCCGAGCCCCCGGAGGGCGGGTCCGGGCTGATCGCGCAGGGCTGGGACCAGGCCCGACGCCTCGCGGCGCTGCTCACCTCCGGCGCGCCCGCCGACGGCGCGTCCCCGGCGCCCGCCGCCGGTGCGCCGACCGACGTCGTCCGGGTCAAGGCGCACGGCCTCGACGTCGTCACGATGGGCGGGCACGGGCCGATCGCGGGCGCGCCCGCCCCCGGGCTGCGGCGGGTCCGGCTGAGCGACCCCGACGCCGGCCGGCACGTCGAGGTCGTGGTGGCGGGCGGCGTCGTCGTCGGGGCGACGTGCGTCGGCGCGGGACCGGTCGCGGCTGACCTCGTCGCGGCGTACACGCGCCGCACTCCCGCCCCCGCCGACCCTGCGCAGCTGCTGCTCCGGCCGGTCCGGGGCGCCGTGGCGGCGAGCGAGCCGTCGGCGACCCTCATGCCCGACCGGGCGACCGTGTGCCGGTGCAACGGCGTCACGAAGGGCGAGATCGTCGCGTCGTGGCGCGCGGGCGCCCGGACTCTGCCCGACGTCGCGGTGGCGACCCGCGCGACGACCGGCTGCGGCGGGTGCGCGGACGCGGTGTGCGGGCTGCTCGACTGGCTGGGGAACCCGGGTCAGGCCTCGGGCGCCGGGGCCGCGGCGCCGGTCGCGGCGGGTTCTGTGGTGGGGTCGGCGGCCGCCGGCGCGGCGGAACCGTTGGTGGCCGACGGCGTCGCGAGCGCAGCGCTCGGGGGGACGGTCGGGCGCGCGGGCGCGGCGGCGGGATCGAGCCGGTAG
- a CDS encoding molybdopterin oxidoreductase family protein — translation MSLTAVSLPANPAADDAPEQGAPVAVAGRDFPTNRGGLCQKGWTSAEVLRAPGRLTQPLLRGADGALHPATWDDALDRVATGLRELRAAHGPEAVAVFGGGGLTNEKAYALGKFARVVLRTPSIDYNGRFCMASAAAGANRAFGIDRGLPFPLADLGRAQAVLLLGSNPAETMPPSSAHLAGARAAGGLVVVDPRRSATATLTDGSGLHLQPVPGTDLVVLLALQHVVWAEGLADTAYLAARTTGADDARRSVAAWWPERAEQVCGVPAEDLRAAARLLAAAAPAAGGTGAVILTGRGAEQSTQGTATVTAAINLALLLGLPGRPASGYGAVTGQGNGQGGREHGQKADQLPGYRRIDDPAARAHVAAVWGVDPADLPGPGLPAVELLRRCGTPAGPKALLVHGSNLLVSAPNALRVRDRLAALDLLVVCDLVLSETAQLADVVLPVTQWAEEEGTMTSLEGRVLRRRRALAPPPGVRTELEVLHDLAARLGVTTGFPTDAAEVFDELARASAGGVADYGGLSHARLDADDAGLFWPCPATPAGEPAHPGTPRLFVESFPTADGRARMVAVDHHGPADDLRPDAPVYLITGRVLQHYQSGAQTRRVAALAAAQPEAFAELHPLLADRIGVADGELVRLTSARGVAVAVAHVTESARPDAVFMPFHWPGEGSANRLTTDATDPISGMPEFKVCAIDVSAVQASAGTAPTVPVAVAAGGAIR, via the coding sequence ATGTCGCTGACGGCGGTGTCGCTGCCGGCGAACCCTGCCGCCGACGACGCACCCGAGCAGGGTGCGCCCGTCGCCGTCGCCGGTCGGGACTTCCCCACGAACCGCGGCGGGTTGTGCCAGAAGGGCTGGACCAGCGCCGAGGTGCTGCGCGCGCCGGGGCGGCTCACGCAGCCGCTCCTGCGCGGCGCCGACGGAGCGCTGCACCCGGCGACCTGGGACGACGCGCTCGACCGCGTCGCGACCGGGCTGCGCGAGCTGCGCGCCGCGCACGGGCCGGAGGCGGTCGCGGTGTTCGGCGGCGGCGGCCTCACGAACGAGAAGGCGTACGCGCTCGGCAAGTTCGCCCGCGTCGTGCTTCGCACGCCGTCCATCGACTACAACGGCCGGTTCTGCATGGCGAGCGCCGCCGCGGGGGCGAACCGCGCGTTCGGCATCGACCGCGGGCTGCCATTCCCCCTCGCGGACCTCGGCCGGGCCCAGGCGGTCCTGCTGCTCGGCAGCAACCCGGCCGAGACGATGCCGCCGTCGTCGGCGCACCTCGCGGGCGCCCGCGCGGCGGGCGGGCTCGTCGTGGTCGACCCGCGCCGCTCCGCGACGGCGACCCTCACCGACGGCTCGGGGCTGCACCTGCAGCCCGTGCCGGGCACGGACCTCGTCGTGCTGCTGGCGCTCCAGCACGTCGTGTGGGCCGAGGGGCTCGCCGACACGGCCTACCTCGCCGCGCGCACGACGGGCGCCGACGACGCGCGCCGCAGCGTCGCCGCGTGGTGGCCCGAGCGGGCCGAGCAGGTCTGCGGGGTCCCGGCCGAGGACCTGCGCGCCGCGGCCCGCCTGCTCGCCGCGGCCGCCCCCGCCGCCGGCGGCACCGGCGCGGTCATCCTCACGGGCCGCGGCGCCGAGCAGAGCACCCAGGGCACCGCGACCGTGACGGCCGCGATCAACCTCGCGCTGCTGCTCGGGCTGCCCGGCCGCCCCGCGAGCGGGTACGGCGCCGTGACGGGCCAGGGCAACGGCCAGGGCGGGCGCGAGCATGGGCAGAAGGCCGACCAGCTGCCCGGCTACCGGCGCATCGACGACCCGGCGGCCCGCGCGCACGTCGCCGCCGTCTGGGGCGTCGACCCCGCCGACCTGCCCGGGCCGGGCCTGCCCGCGGTCGAGCTGCTGCGCCGCTGCGGCACCCCCGCCGGGCCGAAGGCGCTGCTCGTGCACGGCAGCAACCTGCTCGTGAGCGCGCCGAACGCCCTGCGCGTGCGCGATCGGCTCGCGGCGCTCGACCTGCTCGTGGTGTGTGACCTGGTGCTGTCCGAGACGGCCCAGCTCGCCGACGTCGTGCTGCCGGTGACCCAGTGGGCCGAGGAGGAGGGCACGATGACGTCGCTCGAGGGCCGCGTGCTCCGGCGCCGGCGCGCGCTCGCGCCGCCGCCTGGCGTCCGCACCGAGCTCGAGGTGCTGCACGACCTCGCCGCGCGCCTCGGCGTCACGACAGGCTTTCCGACCGACGCCGCCGAGGTCTTCGACGAGCTCGCGCGCGCGAGCGCCGGCGGCGTCGCGGACTACGGCGGCCTGAGCCACGCGCGCCTCGACGCCGACGACGCGGGCCTGTTCTGGCCGTGCCCCGCGACCCCGGCCGGCGAGCCGGCCCACCCCGGCACGCCCCGGCTGTTCGTCGAGTCCTTCCCGACCGCGGACGGTCGCGCCCGGATGGTCGCGGTCGACCACCACGGCCCGGCGGACGACCTGCGCCCCGACGCCCCCGTGTACCTGATCACCGGGCGCGTGCTCCAGCACTACCAGTCGGGCGCGCAGACCCGCCGGGTCGCCGCGCTCGCCGCCGCGCAGCCCGAGGCGTTCGCCGAGCTCCACCCGCTGCTCGCCGACCGGATCGGGGTGGCCGACGGCGAGCTCGTGCGCCTGACGTCCGCGCGCGGGGTCGCGGTCGCGGTCGCGCACGTGACCGAGTCCGCGCGGCCCGACGCGGTGTTCATGCCCTTCCACTGGCCTGGCGAGGGCAGCGCGAACCGGCTCACGACGGACGCGACCGACCCGATCTCCGGGATGCCCGAGTTCAAGGTGTGCGCGATCGACGTGTCGGCGGTCCAGGCGTCGGCGGGCACGGCGCCAACGGTCCCGGTCGCCGTCGCGGCCGGCGGGGCGATCCGATGA
- a CDS encoding MFS transporter: MTAPKTLTTAGQSPSAIEVRSGRWIDTWDPEDDTFWHDGGRKIAKRNLYPSIFAEFLGFAVWASWSIVVPQLAAVGFVLTVDQQFWLIAVPSLVGATLRIPYTFAVPRFGGRNWTIISALLLLLPASALAFVVSRPETTPFWMLLGVAALAGLGGGNFASSMANISFFYPEREKGKALGLNAAGGNLGTAAVQFAVPLVIVTGAGLQLSRAGLMFIPLILLAAFLAARMMNNLTFAKADYRAFGAAVHNRHTWIISFLYIGTFGSFIGYAGAFPTLLKTQFPEVTLSIAFLGALVGSLSRPVGGILADRWGGARVTISSFLVMAVAAVGAVLALRAGSFALFLSTFLVLFVATGAGNGATYRMIPAVFRVGATTPERAARARKAAAGCIGIAGAIGALGGFLIPRGFALSNSIAGSLQPALWVFVGIYLIMAATTWSVYSRRAAPMSAAGI, from the coding sequence ATGACGGCACCGAAGACCTTGACCACCGCAGGCCAGTCACCATCGGCGATCGAGGTCCGGTCGGGGCGGTGGATCGACACCTGGGACCCGGAGGACGACACCTTCTGGCACGACGGCGGCCGGAAGATCGCCAAACGCAACCTCTACCCGTCGATCTTCGCGGAGTTCCTCGGCTTCGCGGTCTGGGCGTCGTGGAGCATCGTCGTGCCGCAGCTCGCCGCAGTGGGCTTCGTGCTCACGGTCGATCAGCAGTTCTGGCTGATCGCCGTGCCGAGCCTCGTGGGCGCGACCCTGCGGATCCCGTACACGTTCGCCGTGCCGCGGTTCGGCGGCCGCAACTGGACGATCATCTCGGCCCTGCTCCTGCTCCTGCCGGCGAGCGCGCTCGCGTTCGTCGTGAGCCGGCCCGAGACGACCCCGTTCTGGATGCTCCTCGGGGTGGCCGCGCTCGCCGGCCTCGGCGGCGGCAACTTCGCCTCGTCGATGGCGAACATCTCCTTCTTCTACCCCGAGCGGGAGAAGGGCAAGGCGCTCGGCCTGAACGCCGCCGGCGGCAACCTCGGCACGGCCGCGGTGCAGTTCGCGGTGCCGCTCGTGATCGTGACGGGCGCGGGCCTGCAGCTGTCGCGGGCGGGCCTGATGTTCATCCCGCTCATCCTGCTCGCGGCGTTCCTCGCCGCGCGGATGATGAACAACCTCACCTTCGCCAAGGCCGACTACCGCGCGTTCGGCGCCGCGGTGCACAACCGGCACACCTGGATCATCTCGTTCCTGTACATCGGCACGTTCGGGTCGTTCATCGGCTACGCGGGCGCGTTCCCGACGCTGCTGAAGACCCAGTTCCCCGAGGTCACGCTCAGCATCGCCTTCCTCGGTGCGCTCGTCGGCTCGCTGTCGCGGCCCGTGGGCGGGATCCTCGCCGACCGGTGGGGCGGCGCGCGCGTGACGATCTCGTCGTTCCTCGTGATGGCCGTCGCCGCCGTCGGCGCGGTGCTCGCGCTCCGGGCCGGCAGCTTCGCGCTGTTCCTCAGCACGTTCCTGGTGCTGTTCGTCGCGACCGGGGCGGGCAACGGCGCGACCTACCGGATGATCCCCGCGGTCTTCCGGGTCGGCGCCACGACCCCCGAGCGCGCGGCCCGCGCGCGCAAGGCGGCCGCCGGCTGCATCGGCATCGCGGGCGCGATCGGCGCCCTCGGCGGCTTCCTCATCCCGCGCGGGTTCGCGCTGTCGAACTCGATCGCCGGCAGCCTGCAGCCCGCCCTGTGGGTCTTCGTCGGCATCTACCTGATCATGGCCGCCACGACCTGGTCGGTGTACAGCCGGCGCGCGGCGCCGATGAGCGCCGCGGGGATCTGA
- a CDS encoding ArsR/SmtB family transcription factor, translated as MSPTNEPELTGLHLDAAALKVLAHPLRSRLLSALRRGGPATATDLARQLGTNTGATSYHLRKLETVGLVADTGEGEGKRRLWRAATDSHGWTVSDFAGDEDSETALNWLVRDYSRLLGREFERWLDVEGSWPLPWRDAAGMSDYAMLVTAEQAEALKAELDELVTRYRLAGQGNPEARRLALWSVLIPTDLDEGGAGEAGEDGGERGERGEP; from the coding sequence ATGTCCCCGACCAACGAACCCGAGCTCACGGGCCTTCACCTCGACGCCGCCGCACTCAAGGTGCTCGCCCACCCGCTGCGGTCCCGGTTGCTCAGCGCGTTGCGCCGGGGCGGGCCGGCGACTGCGACCGACCTCGCCCGACAGCTCGGCACCAACACCGGGGCGACCTCCTACCACCTGCGCAAGCTCGAGACCGTCGGGCTCGTCGCGGACACCGGCGAGGGCGAGGGCAAGCGGCGGCTCTGGCGAGCCGCGACCGACTCCCACGGGTGGACGGTGAGCGACTTCGCCGGCGACGAGGACTCGGAGACGGCGCTGAACTGGCTCGTGCGTGACTACAGCCGACTCCTCGGGCGCGAGTTCGAGCGCTGGCTCGACGTCGAGGGCTCCTGGCCACTCCCCTGGCGCGACGCGGCCGGCATGAGCGACTACGCCATGCTCGTCACCGCGGAACAGGCCGAGGCGCTCAAGGCCGAGCTCGACGAGCTCGTGACGCGGTACCGACTCGCCGGCCAAGGGAACCCGGAGGCGCGGCGGCTCGCGCTGTGGAGCGTGCTGATCCCGACCGACCTCGACGAGGGCGGGGCGGGCGAGGCGGGAGAAGACG